In the genome of Salinispirillum sp. LH 10-3-1, one region contains:
- the traF gene encoding conjugal transfer protein TraF: MRNLVVLGGALLLASAHGVASNQLYVPSGSNVSVPGMSHPHLASSGRYNPAMSFMNTNEARFSVLDTSFYVSARGAGETLRFADDVLSVLSDADFEDDGIEQMEEVLNVGLRNLDDQFYAEGGVVLNMPMTPLQLKFIALNGPIAFSVSAMTSARGSVLYAPLTIDAEADDLDDDDFDPIGAIETLSSVYLKKAQLFNFSFSYAQPFPEMNILGARTIVGARTNIIVGDLYKQVIPVTELAETENGYVDELQRELLESALSPDLQVTATVDIGVLFQRREGHVGVTAYNVNRPRLNYNALGGDCAAISNESQQTACFNAEYFAAVGKITLEEEHRLEPRVTVDAARYFDNYGYEVVVGGSADLWPAIDIFGERSQVVTAGIMLVPDAWYWPKARAGVQVDLQDMEFVEFGLGLTLFNVLQLDGAMAANFEDLRNGDTIEQANAFRTASASVSLNVAF, translated from the coding sequence ATGAGGAACTTGGTCGTCTTGGGCGGAGCGCTGTTGCTGGCGTCTGCGCATGGTGTAGCCTCTAATCAACTGTATGTCCCATCGGGGTCGAATGTCAGTGTTCCTGGCATGAGTCACCCGCATTTGGCGAGTTCAGGACGATACAATCCGGCTATGAGTTTTATGAATACTAATGAGGCACGCTTTAGTGTGCTGGATACTTCGTTCTACGTCAGCGCTAGAGGGGCTGGTGAAACCTTGCGCTTCGCTGATGATGTCCTCTCGGTGCTGAGCGATGCCGACTTTGAGGACGACGGAATAGAACAGATGGAAGAGGTCTTGAACGTCGGATTGCGTAATTTGGACGACCAGTTTTACGCTGAAGGCGGAGTTGTATTGAACATGCCGATGACCCCTCTGCAGTTAAAGTTCATTGCATTGAACGGCCCCATCGCGTTCAGCGTGTCAGCAATGACCTCCGCTCGAGGCTCTGTGTTATATGCACCTCTGACCATTGATGCCGAGGCAGATGACCTCGATGATGATGACTTTGATCCTATTGGTGCCATAGAAACGCTGTCTTCGGTTTATCTGAAAAAAGCGCAACTGTTTAACTTCAGCTTCAGCTATGCGCAGCCGTTTCCCGAGATGAACATACTGGGTGCTCGTACAATCGTTGGCGCGCGGACCAACATCATTGTGGGGGATCTCTACAAGCAGGTCATTCCGGTCACCGAGCTAGCCGAGACAGAGAATGGCTATGTCGACGAACTGCAACGTGAATTGCTGGAAAGTGCTCTGTCACCTGACCTACAGGTTACTGCAACGGTTGATATTGGGGTGCTTTTCCAGCGCCGCGAAGGGCATGTTGGGGTGACCGCCTATAACGTCAATCGACCGCGTCTGAACTATAACGCTCTGGGTGGCGACTGCGCAGCTATCTCCAATGAGAGCCAGCAAACTGCCTGTTTTAATGCGGAATACTTTGCTGCAGTCGGGAAAATAACTTTGGAAGAAGAACATCGCCTCGAACCACGGGTAACCGTTGATGCTGCGCGCTATTTTGACAACTACGGTTATGAGGTGGTTGTCGGAGGATCGGCAGATTTGTGGCCTGCCATCGATATTTTCGGTGAGCGTAGTCAGGTAGTAACCGCGGGTATCATGCTGGTGCCCGATGCATGGTATTGGCCGAAAGCGCGCGCTGGCGTGCAGGTGGATCTGCAGGATATGGAATTTGTGGAATTTGGCCTGGGTCTCACACTGTTTAATGTG
- a CDS encoding GGDEF domain-containing protein, whose amino-acid sequence MTLVFRALVTSILAMAMACSVYAQHPISTIIKQPSVDLSTEWQYRWGDSPLDSQGLPLWITEPDETAWRPIDFPSNPPGRQGRTNAWFKAQLPDNQWRDPALYIYSIDLIAEFYLDNELIYRYGTFDENGQGRFIGWPWHIILLPEDFAGRTLYVRTYSDYPDIGLWGEIILGPHIVHLQRMVKADASSLFIGAMLILVGLFSGIFWLANRSMLTNLYLSMFAFCLAAVVLHQAQLKQLLFFAPLRWEIVGALAYCALVIPLAGYVEQFSGRGWRHSLVILKWGVTALVAVSALLSITDVVSIANLYPVFDVTLVISLLIIAAHVVHSIVQGNVQARVVFAGLCILGGFWFYDMATAHGFLPWDRQRTEWGALIFVLILSVLSFRVFINLQRQLIDLTQILEAKVTERTIELARRNDDLSHANQQLHSLATTDPLTELYNRRHFFDCVAVEIKRTRRTNMPLSMLVMDADNFKDINDTYGHATGDRVLQDAASICRSVVRDTDIFGRIGGEEFAVCLPETDELGAKGLAERVLNALRSTPIHFQDNTINLTMSIGIATLAVTDHDVDTLYQRADAAMYDAKHHGRDGIAIR is encoded by the coding sequence ATGACACTTGTGTTTCGAGCATTGGTCACATCGATTTTAGCCATGGCTATGGCGTGCTCGGTGTACGCGCAGCACCCTATCTCAACCATTATTAAACAACCCAGTGTCGATCTCAGTACGGAGTGGCAATACCGTTGGGGTGATTCTCCACTGGACAGCCAAGGCTTACCGCTATGGATCACCGAACCGGATGAGACCGCGTGGAGACCCATCGATTTTCCCAGCAACCCACCGGGTCGCCAAGGCCGCACAAACGCCTGGTTCAAGGCCCAGTTGCCAGACAATCAGTGGCGTGATCCTGCTCTGTACATATACAGCATCGACCTCATTGCCGAATTCTATTTAGATAACGAACTGATCTACCGTTACGGTACCTTTGATGAAAACGGTCAAGGTCGATTCATTGGGTGGCCTTGGCACATCATTCTGTTACCTGAAGACTTTGCGGGAAGAACCCTCTACGTTCGTACCTATTCGGATTACCCCGACATTGGGTTGTGGGGTGAGATCATTCTGGGACCACACATCGTGCACCTGCAAAGAATGGTTAAGGCTGATGCGTCCAGCCTGTTTATCGGTGCCATGCTGATACTGGTCGGCTTGTTCTCTGGGATATTCTGGCTGGCTAATCGAAGCATGCTGACCAATCTATACTTGTCCATGTTCGCCTTTTGCCTAGCGGCGGTGGTACTGCACCAAGCACAACTGAAACAATTGCTGTTTTTTGCTCCTTTACGATGGGAAATCGTTGGTGCACTCGCCTACTGTGCGTTGGTTATCCCGCTCGCCGGCTACGTCGAACAGTTCAGTGGGCGTGGCTGGCGACATTCTCTGGTGATATTAAAATGGGGTGTAACTGCCTTAGTGGCAGTGTCTGCCCTGCTGTCCATCACCGACGTTGTCAGTATTGCCAATCTTTATCCAGTCTTCGATGTAACCCTGGTTATCAGCTTGTTGATCATTGCCGCGCATGTTGTGCACAGCATTGTGCAAGGCAATGTCCAAGCGCGCGTCGTATTCGCAGGGTTATGCATCCTTGGCGGTTTTTGGTTCTATGACATGGCGACAGCACATGGTTTTTTACCCTGGGACCGACAGCGCACCGAGTGGGGGGCGTTAATCTTTGTTTTGATTTTGTCGGTGCTGTCTTTCCGAGTGTTTATTAACCTGCAACGCCAACTCATCGACTTAACACAAATTCTAGAAGCCAAGGTCACCGAACGCACCATTGAACTAGCTCGACGCAACGATGATCTGTCACATGCCAACCAACAACTGCACAGTTTAGCCACCACAGACCCGCTGACGGAGCTCTACAATCGGCGACACTTTTTCGATTGCGTGGCAGTAGAAATCAAGCGCACTCGGCGTACCAATATGCCCTTATCAATGTTGGTTATGGATGCCGACAACTTTAAGGACATCAATGATACGTACGGCCATGCAACGGGAGACCGAGTCTTACAAGACGCTGCCAGCATTTGCCGTTCAGTTGTACGAGACACCGATATATTCGGCCGTATCGGAGGGGAGGAATTCGCCGTTTGCCTACCGGAAACCGATGAGTTAGGTGCGAAAGGCTTGGCAGAACGGGTACTCAATGCCCTACGCAGCACACCTATTCACTTCCAAGACAATACGATTAACTTAACCATGAGCATCGGCATTGCCACCTTGGCGGTGACCGATCACGACGTCGATACGCTGTATCAGCGTGCCGACGCGGCGATGTATGATGCGAAGCATCATGGTCGTGATGGCATTGCCATACGCTAA